Within the Streptomyces sp. R41 genome, the region CGGGCTCGCTGAGCAGGCAGGACAGGGTGATGCCAGCGGCGCTGAGGGCGATGCGGCGGACCCCCGGGGAAAGGGGGTGAGGCCGGCTCGGCTTCGCCCCGGCCGCGGTCTCTGCCGGGGTCCGGAGGCTGGACTTGATGACGGTCATGCGTCAGTCCTTGATTTCGCAGATGGCGGCGCCGGAGGTGATGGAGGCGCCGACTTCGGCGCTGAGGCCCTTGATGGTGCCGGAGCGGTGGGCGTTGAGGGGTTGTTCCATCTTCATGGCCTCCAGGACGACGACCAGGTCGCCTTCGTTGACTTCCTGGCCCTCCTCGACGGCGACCTTGACGATGGTGCCCTGCATCGGTGAGGCGAGGGTGTCGCCGGAGGCGACGGGGCCGGACTTCTTGGCGGCGCGGCGTTTGGGTTTGGCGCCGGCGGCGAGGCCGGTGCGGGCCAGGCTCATGCCCAGCGAGGAGGGCAGGGAGACTTCCAGGCGCTTGCCGCCGACCTCGACGACGACGGTCTCGCGGCCCGGTTCCTCCTCGGCCTCGAGGTCCGTGGGGGCGGTGAAGGCGGGGATGTCGTTGACGAACTCGGTCTCGATCCACCGGGTGTGGACCGTGAACGGCGCGTTGGAGCCGGTCAGTTCCGGGGCGAAGGCGGGGTCGGTGACCACCTTGCGGTGGAAGGGGATGGCGGTGGCCATGCCCTCGACCTGGAACTCGGCGAGCGCGCGGGCGGCCCGCTGCAGGGCCTGGGCGCGACTCGCGCCGGTGACGATCAGCTTGGCGAGCAGGGAGTCCCAGGCCGGGCCGATGACGCTGCCGGATTCCACGCCCGCGTCCAGCCGCACGCCCGGGCCCGATGGCGGGGCGAAGGCGGTGACGGTGCCGGGGGCGGGCAGGAAGCCGCGTCCGGGGTCCTCGCCGTTGATGCGGAACTCCAAGGAGTGGCCGCGCAGTTGCGGATCGGTGTAGCCGAGTGCTTCGCCGTCGGCGATGCGGAACATCTCGCGGACCAGGTCGATGCCGGCGACCTCCTCGGTGACCGGGTGTTCGACCTGCAGGCGGGTGTTGACCTCCAGGAAGGAGATCGTGCCGTCCGCGCCGACGAGGAATTCCACGGTGCCCGCGCCGACGTAGCCGGCCTCCTTCAGGATCGCCTTGGAGGAGGAGTACAGCTGCTCCACCTGGGCGTCGGAGAGGAAGGGGGCGGGGGCCTCCTCGACCAGTTTCTGGTGGCGGCGCTGCAGCGAGCAGTCCCGGGTGGAGACGACGACCACGTTGCCGTGGGTGTCGGCCAGGCACTGGGTCTCCACGTGCCGGGGCTTGTCCAGGTAGCGCTCGACGAAGCACTCGCCGCGGCCGAAGGCGGCGACCGCCTCGCGGACCGCGGAGTCGTACAGCTCGGGGACTTCCTCCAGGGTGCGGGCGACCTTCAGGCCGCGTCCGCCGCCGCCGAAGGCGGCCTTGATGGCGATCGGCAGGCCGTGCTGCTGGGCGAACGCGACGACCTCCTCGGCGCCCGAGACCGGGTCCGGGGTGCCGGCCACCAGCGGGGCGCCGGCGCGCTGCGCGATGTGCCGGGCGGCGACCTTGTCACCCAGGTCGCGGATGGCCTGCGGGGGCGGGCCGATCCAGATCAGGCCGGCGTCCAGGACCGCCTGCGCGAAGTCGGCGTTCTCCGACAGGAAGCCGTAGCCGGGGTGGATCGCGTCCGCCCCGGAGTCCTTGGCGGCCTGCAGCACCTTGGCGATGTCCAGGTAACTGGTGGCCGGGGTGTCACCGCCCAACGCGAACGCCTCGTCCGCCGCACGGACATGCAGAGCGTCCCGGTCCGGTTCCGCATAAACGGCAACGCTCGCGATCCCGGCATCCCGGCACGCCCGGGCCACGCGGACAGCGATTTCGCCACGGTTGGCGATGAGCACCTTGCGCACGATGGCTGCCTTCCCTCTCACGAGTACGGTGGTCCGGGCTGCCGCCCGCCGTCACAGCGGAGGGTTTCCGTGCTTGCGGGACGGCAGGTCGGAGTGTTTGCTCCGGAGCATCGCGAAGGTGCGGATCAGCGCGGACCGGGTGTCGCCGGGATCGATCACGTCGTCCACCAGGCCCCGCTCGGCCGCGTAATAGGGGTGCATCAGCTCCGACTTGTACTCCTTGATCTTCTGCTGCCGTACCGCCTCGGGATCGGCGGCGGCCGCGATGTCACGACGGAAGATGACATTGGCGGCGCCCTCCGCGCCCATCACCGCGATCTCGTTCGTCGGCCAGGCGAGGGACAGGTCGGTGCCGATGGAGCGGGAGTCCATGACGATGTACGCGCCGCCGTAGGCCTTGCGCAGGATCAGCTGCACGCGCGGCACGGTCGCGTTGCAGTACGCGTACAGCAGTTTGGCGCCGTGCCGGATGATTCCGTCGTGCTCCTGGCCCACTCCGGGCAGAAAGCCCGGCACGTCCACGAGTGTCGCCAACGGGATGTTGAAGGCGTCG harbors:
- a CDS encoding biotin carboxylase N-terminal domain-containing protein, which gives rise to MRKVLIANRGEIAVRVARACRDAGIASVAVYAEPDRDALHVRAADEAFALGGDTPATSYLDIAKVLQAAKDSGADAIHPGYGFLSENADFAQAVLDAGLIWIGPPPQAIRDLGDKVAARHIAQRAGAPLVAGTPDPVSGAEEVVAFAQQHGLPIAIKAAFGGGGRGLKVARTLEEVPELYDSAVREAVAAFGRGECFVERYLDKPRHVETQCLADTHGNVVVVSTRDCSLQRRHQKLVEEAPAPFLSDAQVEQLYSSSKAILKEAGYVGAGTVEFLVGADGTISFLEVNTRLQVEHPVTEEVAGIDLVREMFRIADGEALGYTDPQLRGHSLEFRINGEDPGRGFLPAPGTVTAFAPPSGPGVRLDAGVESGSVIGPAWDSLLAKLIVTGASRAQALQRAARALAEFQVEGMATAIPFHRKVVTDPAFAPELTGSNAPFTVHTRWIETEFVNDIPAFTAPTDLEAEEEPGRETVVVEVGGKRLEVSLPSSLGMSLARTGLAAGAKPKRRAAKKSGPVASGDTLASPMQGTIVKVAVEEGQEVNEGDLVVVLEAMKMEQPLNAHRSGTIKGLSAEVGASITSGAAICEIKD